The region AGTTATTAGCTCTGAGCGTAATGCCAAGATCCACCTCTTTTTTGCAGTTTTAGCGATTATTCTTTCGATTGTGCTGAGAATAGGCAAACTAGAGTTCTTATTTGTTTTCTTGTCCATAGTACTGGTGTTTTTTGCCGAGATAATTAACACTGCAATGGAGAAGTCATTGGATCTTATTAGCCAAGAGAATAATCACTTGGTTCAACAGACTAAAGACATGATGGCCGCTGCTGTGCTAGTTACAGCGATCGGTTCTTTGGTGGTTGCTGCGGCGGTTTTCGCCCCCTATATCTGGGAATTAATAATCTCGATCAAGAAATGAAGAAGCTACTTGTGGTAATAGGCTTACCCGGGTCTGGCAAGGATACCCAGATAGCCTTGTTATCTGAAAGG is a window of Patescibacteria group bacterium DNA encoding:
- a CDS encoding diacylglycerol kinase family protein, translating into MVSLASFKYAARGLKEVISSERNAKIHLFFAVLAIILSIVLRIGKLEFLFVFLSIVLVFFAEIINTAMEKSLDLISQENNHLVQQTKDMMAAAVLVTAIGSLVVAAAVFAPYIWELIISIKK